In one Pirellulales bacterium genomic region, the following are encoded:
- the xseA gene encoding exodeoxyribonuclease VII large subunit, with the protein MAQRELFPDEPELPAAPAAEAQQPSIWSVAELTLRLKDLLETAFPAVWVAGEISNLSRPQSGHCYLTLKDDEAQIRAVIWRGTANRVRFDLHDGLEVVCFGHLDVYAPRGTYQLVIEQIEPQGIGALELALRQLRARLAAEGLFDPAHKRSLPRFPRTIGVVTSPSGAAVRDFLEVLKRRWRGADVLIFPVRVQGDGAGLEVARAIQLANCLPQPPEVLVVTRGGGSLEDLWAFNEEHVVRAIHASRIPVVSAIGHEIDVTLADLVADVRALTPSEAAERVVPSAAELREVLAQRSRRLVAALRSRAVSARARLDALAAHRTLRRPLDRVHDLARRVDELAARAARAATHRTRDTRRRIETVAARLESLSPVAVLGRGYSVTLLENSSGERTVVRSAAELQTGDTLVTRFARGQATSRVESIEPGVEPSSGEA; encoded by the coding sequence ATGGCCCAGCGCGAGCTGTTTCCCGACGAACCCGAGCTGCCGGCGGCGCCGGCGGCCGAAGCCCAGCAGCCATCCATCTGGAGCGTGGCCGAGCTGACGCTGCGGTTGAAGGACCTGCTTGAGACGGCGTTTCCGGCCGTGTGGGTCGCGGGCGAAATCTCCAACCTTTCGCGGCCCCAGTCGGGCCATTGCTACCTGACGCTCAAGGATGACGAAGCACAAATCCGCGCCGTGATCTGGCGCGGCACTGCCAACCGCGTGCGGTTCGACCTGCACGACGGTCTGGAAGTGGTGTGCTTCGGGCATCTCGACGTCTATGCCCCGCGCGGCACGTATCAACTGGTGATCGAGCAGATCGAGCCGCAAGGCATCGGGGCGCTGGAGCTGGCGCTGCGGCAGTTGCGAGCCCGGCTGGCGGCCGAGGGGCTGTTCGACCCGGCGCATAAGCGCTCCCTACCCCGGTTTCCGCGGACCATCGGCGTCGTCACCAGCCCCAGCGGTGCGGCCGTGCGCGATTTTCTCGAGGTGCTCAAGCGTCGTTGGCGCGGCGCGGACGTGCTGATTTTTCCGGTCCGCGTGCAGGGCGACGGCGCGGGGCTCGAAGTGGCCCGGGCCATTCAATTGGCCAACTGTCTGCCGCAGCCGCCGGAGGTGCTCGTCGTCACGCGCGGCGGAGGGAGCCTCGAGGATCTTTGGGCGTTTAACGAAGAACACGTCGTCAGGGCGATCCATGCGTCGCGGATTCCCGTCGTGTCGGCGATCGGCCACGAAATCGACGTGACGCTGGCCGACCTCGTGGCCGACGTGCGAGCCTTGACCCCGAGCGAAGCGGCCGAGCGTGTCGTGCCTTCGGCCGCCGAGCTGCGCGAAGTCTTGGCCCAACGCAGCCGGCGCCTCGTCGCGGCACTGCGTAGCCGAGCGGTTTCGGCGCGGGCCCGGCTCGACGCGCTGGCGGCGCACCGCACGCTGCGCCGGCCTTTGGACCGCGTGCATGATCTGGCGCGGCGCGTCGACGAGCTGGCTGCGCGCGCGGCGCGGGCCGCCACGCATCGCACGCGCGACACCCGCCGCCGCATCGAAACCGTCGCCGCGCGGCTCGAATCGCTCAGCCCGGTGGCCGTCCTGGGGCGCGGGTACAGCGTGACCCTGCTGGAGAACTCTTCAGGCGAGCGCACGGTGGTGCGCTCCGCGGCGGAGCTTCAGACCGGCGACACGCTCGTGACCCGGTTTGCCCGTGGCCAGGCCACGAGTCGCGTCGAGTCGATCGAGCCGGGGGTCGAACCCTCGTCGGGCGAAGCGTAA
- the xseB gene encoding exodeoxyribonuclease VII small subunit, which translates to MSDETPAAPDDQPETNFEEALANLERIVHDLEDGQIGLSTALARYEQGVALLRQCYGLLERAERRIELLTGFDPATGPETAPFDDEASADLEAKGSRRSRRRSAPKPADEPKSSGGRVLRSSSDSPEVDDAEGLF; encoded by the coding sequence TTGAGCGACGAAACCCCCGCTGCCCCCGACGATCAACCCGAGACGAACTTCGAGGAGGCGCTGGCCAACCTGGAGCGCATCGTCCATGACCTCGAGGACGGCCAAATCGGGCTGTCGACGGCCCTGGCGCGTTACGAACAGGGCGTGGCCCTCCTACGGCAATGCTACGGCCTGCTGGAACGGGCCGAGCGGCGCATCGAGTTGCTGACCGGGTTCGATCCGGCCACGGGGCCGGAAACGGCGCCATTTGACGACGAGGCCTCGGCCGACCTTGAGGCCAAAGGGTCCCGCCGCAGCCGGCGCCGGTCCGCACCAAAGCCCGCAGACGAGCCCAAGTCGTCTGGCGGAAGGGTGTTGCGATCATCGAGCGACAGCCCGGAAGTGGACGACGCCGAGGGGTTGTTTTAG
- a CDS encoding sigma 54-interacting transcriptional regulator gives MKVGSRAGMSFLLDPRGQTTIGRGDDCTITVADPLSSRVHAIVSRHDGRWWVKDQDSRNGTFVNDAKIDEAALADGNYLRVGATEFSFHHCTDPPTVAFSNSELLQEVVRDTVMDAGGTAAHALAAIGDTGQAHDLLLLYQLSIKLLGCSDPMEVVRFSLELLRDHTRASVVGFLWIDEQGELRPKLTIPAAGQEQIPLSQALTRLVSQEGHAVWIANQQSRERSAQLQHYADALCVPLLSQGEVLGAVHAYLERGRFRQSQFDFAISLANITAVALVRARHTENLQTSLSRLQEKSASSDEIVGSSAPMRELKARIQRVAATSGCVLIRGESGVGKELVARAVHLASPRADRPMLSVNCAAIPHDLMESQLFGHRAGAFTGADRDHAGYFQQADLGTLFLDEIGELTLPGQAKLLRILEGHPFLPVGATQEIKVDVRVIAATNQDLQTYVRDKQFRADLFYRLSVFELNVPPLRQRGEDIAALIDHFLDHFRRQHGRPELKLSDDARQRLLSYHWPGNVRQLRNVMDSAVVLAVGHEIEVSDLGLRDAGGGELETLRFDYWERRLIDEALRRTSGNVPESAKLLGIGRATLYRKLDEYGIQR, from the coding sequence ATGAAGGTCGGCAGCCGCGCCGGGATGAGCTTCTTGCTCGATCCCCGAGGTCAGACGACGATCGGCCGCGGCGACGATTGCACGATCACCGTGGCCGACCCGCTGAGTTCCCGGGTCCACGCCATCGTTTCCCGGCACGACGGACGCTGGTGGGTCAAAGACCAGGACAGCCGCAACGGGACTTTCGTCAACGACGCCAAGATCGACGAAGCCGCGCTGGCCGACGGCAACTATCTGCGCGTCGGGGCGACTGAATTCTCGTTCCATCACTGCACCGACCCGCCGACGGTCGCCTTCTCGAACAGCGAATTGCTGCAAGAGGTCGTCCGCGACACGGTCATGGACGCGGGCGGCACGGCCGCGCATGCCCTGGCGGCGATCGGCGATACAGGTCAGGCCCATGACCTGCTGCTGCTCTATCAGCTCAGCATCAAGCTGCTGGGCTGTTCCGACCCGATGGAGGTTGTGCGGTTCAGCCTGGAGCTGCTGCGCGACCACACGCGGGCCTCGGTCGTCGGGTTCCTGTGGATCGATGAACAAGGCGAACTACGTCCCAAGCTCACGATCCCCGCCGCGGGCCAGGAGCAGATCCCGCTCAGCCAGGCGCTGACCCGGCTGGTCTCGCAGGAAGGCCATGCCGTGTGGATCGCGAACCAGCAGTCCCGGGAACGCTCGGCCCAATTGCAACACTATGCCGACGCGTTGTGCGTGCCCCTGTTGAGCCAAGGCGAGGTCCTGGGCGCGGTGCATGCCTATCTGGAACGAGGGCGATTTCGACAATCGCAATTCGACTTTGCCATTTCGCTCGCCAATATCACGGCCGTGGCCCTGGTGCGGGCCCGCCACACCGAGAACCTGCAAACGAGCCTGAGCCGGTTGCAGGAAAAATCGGCCTCGTCGGACGAAATCGTCGGTTCGAGCGCTCCTATGCGCGAGCTCAAGGCCCGAATCCAGCGAGTCGCCGCGACGAGCGGTTGCGTGCTGATCCGCGGCGAAAGCGGCGTCGGTAAAGAGCTCGTGGCCCGGGCCGTACACCTCGCGAGTCCCCGGGCCGACCGTCCGATGCTCTCGGTCAATTGTGCGGCGATTCCGCACGACTTGATGGAAAGCCAATTGTTCGGTCACAGGGCAGGCGCCTTCACGGGCGCCGATCGCGACCATGCCGGATACTTCCAGCAGGCCGACCTGGGCACGTTGTTCCTCGACGAGATCGGCGAATTGACCCTGCCAGGGCAGGCGAAGCTGCTGCGCATTCTCGAAGGGCATCCATTCCTGCCCGTCGGAGCGACGCAAGAGATCAAGGTCGACGTCCGCGTCATTGCCGCGACCAATCAGGACCTGCAAACCTACGTGCGAGACAAGCAGTTCCGCGCCGATCTGTTCTATCGTTTGAGCGTGTTCGAGTTGAATGTCCCTCCACTGCGGCAACGCGGCGAAGATATCGCCGCGCTGATCGATCACTTCCTCGATCACTTCCGGCGCCAACACGGCCGGCCCGAATTGAAGCTTTCGGACGACGCCCGGCAGCGGCTGCTGTCCTACCACTGGCCGGGCAACGTGCGGCAACTGCGCAACGTGATGGACAGCGCCGTCGTGTTGGCCGTGGGCCATGAAATCGAGGTCTCCGACCTGGGCCTGCGCGACGCCGGCGGCGGCGAGCTCGAGACGCTCCGCTTCGATTACTGGGAACGGCGGTTGATCGACGAGGCCCTGCGCCGCACTTCGGGCAACGTGCCCGAGTCCGCCAAGCTGTTGGGGATCGGTCGGGCCACGCTGTACCGCAAGCTCGACGAATACGGCATCCAGCGATAA
- a CDS encoding DUF1559 domain-containing protein: protein MRASAGLALRREATPAAWPVRGFLAAPTPLEDRVAALSASVYLPTDRLSHSRWVRRMTIGALALLVCAFLGMRTDRGVATAKTSRHFSPATNTNAKPADDRSMGGRDPEVAAAGREAPVAGKSKTPPRAQSLLARHVPPLAERRAKSMSRFKQIAIAWHLWHDEHKHFPVQANYDADGKPLLNWRVHILLNLDQKDLYQRFKLDEPWDSPHNLQLLDLIPAECQASTDQQPASTNTTVVSTVGEAFVLFGREGRGVRDFTDGNSKSILLIETRTNIPWTKPEDLVIDCAKPRARIEGLHPGLFISAFGDGSVQAISDTVSDERLLKPLTINVGKVIDPEM, encoded by the coding sequence TTGCGGGCCTCGGCCGGCCTGGCGCTGCGTCGCGAGGCGACACCTGCGGCCTGGCCGGTGCGCGGGTTTTTGGCCGCGCCCACTCCCCTGGAAGATCGCGTCGCGGCGTTATCCGCGTCGGTCTATTTGCCGACCGATCGATTGAGCCATTCGCGGTGGGTACGTCGGATGACGATTGGCGCGCTCGCGCTCTTGGTCTGCGCCTTCTTGGGGATGCGGACCGATCGGGGCGTGGCCACGGCCAAGACTTCGCGGCATTTCAGCCCGGCGACAAACACCAATGCGAAGCCCGCCGACGATCGGAGCATGGGTGGTCGCGATCCCGAAGTCGCGGCCGCGGGCCGCGAAGCGCCGGTCGCCGGCAAGTCGAAAACACCGCCTCGGGCCCAATCGCTGCTCGCCAGGCATGTGCCCCCGTTGGCCGAGAGACGCGCGAAGTCGATGAGCCGCTTCAAGCAAATCGCGATCGCCTGGCATCTCTGGCACGATGAGCACAAGCATTTTCCCGTTCAGGCCAACTACGACGCCGACGGCAAGCCACTGTTGAACTGGCGCGTCCACATCTTGCTGAACCTGGACCAAAAGGACCTCTATCAGCGGTTCAAGCTTGATGAGCCCTGGGACAGCCCACACAACCTGCAATTGCTCGATCTGATTCCCGCCGAGTGTCAAGCATCGACCGACCAGCAGCCCGCGAGCACGAATACGACCGTGGTTTCGACTGTGGGCGAGGCGTTCGTCTTGTTCGGCCGCGAGGGTCGCGGCGTGAGGGATTTCACCGATGGCAACAGCAAATCGATCCTGCTGATCGAAACGAGAACGAACATTCCCTGGACCAAGCCGGAAGACCTGGTCATCGATTGTGCCAAGCCCCGGGCCAGGATCGAAGGGCTCCATCCAGGCCTGTTCATCTCGGCCTTTGGCGATGGATCGGTCCAGGCAATCTCCGATACGGTGAGCGACGAACGGTTGCTCAAACCGCTCACGATCAACGTGGGCAAGGTGATCGACCCGGAAATGTAG
- a CDS encoding carboxy terminal-processing peptidase, giving the protein MAWADLTVPSSTDRRITISVTNMLGRDHVSQRRLDDEMSERFLKTFLEALDPQKLYFYQSDIDTFNQSKTQLDDLIIKGDVNFAYLVFNTFLARIDERVKTALELLNEPHDFTVDEEIVTDPEQLSYVKDQAEARERWRKRVKYDLLVLKARDVLEKEKEQKAGRNGQPLVPLAEAGKSGGVSPVEKLTRRYKSLARRMHQIDSSELLEMYLTALTTSYDPHTSYMSPDTLENFEIQMRLQLAGIGAALQSEDGDTIVSKLIPDGPAARDGHLKKKDHVVGVGQGPDGEIVDVIDMKLSDVVDLIRGKEGTVVRLKVVRAGEEQPLVIPITRAKVELNDSAAQGSVFEAGRRPDGRPYKVGVIDLPSFYMDMNGARLGKPDFRSTSRDVGRILEGFRAQGVEALILDLRKNGGGALEEAIKLTGMFIDRGPVVQVKNAFGEVESYQDRDRGTAWDGPLVVLISKFSASASEIFAGAIQDYGRGLVVGDSSTHGKGSVQSLKDISWELFRGQQSALGALKITMQQFYRPSGDSTQNRGVVSDVELPALSSHLPVGESDLPYALPFDKVDKAAFEQLHMADPDLVKQLKGLSGQRTQQSKEFQREEHKIERYLAQKERKAVTLNEEKFLAERKEFNAEEAEEDQLEAAENPDSTTIKRDYYLDEAMAITCDYVRLRFDGRIVDKGVSAR; this is encoded by the coding sequence TTGGCTTGGGCCGATCTTACGGTTCCCAGTTCGACCGACCGGCGAATCACGATCTCGGTGACCAACATGCTGGGACGCGATCACGTCTCGCAGCGGCGGTTGGACGACGAAATGAGCGAGCGGTTTTTGAAGACGTTTCTCGAGGCGCTCGACCCGCAGAAGCTGTACTTCTACCAGTCGGACATCGACACGTTTAACCAGAGCAAGACGCAGCTCGACGATCTGATCATCAAGGGCGACGTCAATTTTGCCTACCTGGTGTTCAATACGTTCCTCGCGCGGATCGACGAGCGTGTGAAGACGGCCCTGGAGCTGCTCAACGAGCCTCACGATTTCACGGTGGATGAAGAAATCGTCACCGATCCCGAACAGCTCAGTTACGTGAAGGATCAGGCCGAGGCGCGCGAACGCTGGCGCAAGCGGGTCAAGTACGATCTGCTGGTGCTCAAGGCCCGGGACGTGCTGGAGAAGGAAAAGGAGCAAAAGGCCGGCCGTAACGGCCAGCCTTTGGTGCCGTTGGCCGAGGCGGGCAAGTCGGGCGGCGTGTCGCCCGTCGAAAAGTTGACGCGGCGCTACAAGAGCCTGGCCCGGCGGATGCACCAGATCGACTCCAGCGAACTGTTGGAGATGTACCTGACCGCGTTGACGACTTCGTACGATCCACATACGTCGTACATGTCGCCCGACACGCTGGAGAACTTCGAGATTCAGATGCGCCTGCAGTTGGCCGGCATTGGGGCCGCGCTGCAATCGGAAGACGGCGACACGATCGTCAGCAAGTTGATTCCCGACGGGCCTGCGGCTCGCGACGGTCACCTGAAGAAGAAGGACCACGTCGTCGGCGTCGGGCAGGGCCCCGACGGTGAGATCGTCGATGTGATCGATATGAAGCTGTCCGACGTGGTCGACCTGATCCGCGGCAAGGAAGGAACCGTGGTGCGGCTCAAGGTGGTCCGCGCCGGCGAAGAGCAGCCGCTGGTGATTCCGATCACCCGGGCCAAGGTCGAGTTGAACGACAGCGCCGCTCAAGGCAGCGTTTTCGAAGCCGGGCGACGGCCCGACGGCCGACCCTACAAGGTTGGCGTGATCGACCTTCCGAGCTTCTACATGGACATGAACGGCGCGCGGCTCGGTAAACCCGATTTCCGCAGCACGAGCCGTGACGTTGGCCGGATTCTCGAAGGTTTCCGCGCCCAGGGCGTCGAAGCCTTGATCCTCGATCTGCGCAAAAACGGCGGTGGCGCCCTGGAAGAAGCGATCAAGCTGACCGGCATGTTCATCGACCGCGGACCGGTCGTGCAGGTGAAAAACGCCTTCGGCGAGGTCGAGTCGTACCAGGACCGCGACCGCGGTACGGCCTGGGACGGGCCGCTCGTCGTGCTGATCAGCAAGTTCTCGGCCAGTGCCAGCGAGATTTTCGCCGGCGCGATCCAGGACTATGGTCGGGGACTCGTCGTCGGCGATTCATCGACGCACGGCAAGGGCTCGGTCCAAAGCCTGAAGGACATCTCGTGGGAGTTGTTCCGCGGCCAGCAATCGGCGCTCGGCGCGCTGAAGATCACCATGCAGCAGTTCTATCGCCCCAGCGGCGACAGCACTCAAAACCGTGGCGTCGTGTCCGACGTCGAACTGCCGGCACTCAGCAGCCATCTGCCGGTCGGCGAGTCGGACCTGCCCTATGCGTTGCCGTTCGACAAGGTCGACAAGGCCGCCTTCGAACAATTGCACATGGCCGATCCCGACCTCGTCAAGCAGCTCAAGGGCCTCTCGGGCCAGCGCACGCAACAGTCGAAGGAGTTTCAGCGCGAGGAGCACAAGATCGAGCGCTACCTGGCCCAGAAGGAGCGCAAGGCCGTGACGCTCAACGAGGAGAAGTTTCTCGCCGAGCGCAAGGAGTTCAACGCCGAAGAGGCCGAAGAGGACCAACTCGAAGCGGCTGAGAACCCCGATAGCACCACGATCAAACGCGACTACTATCTCGACGAGGCCATGGCGATCACTTGCGACTACGTCCGCCTGCGTTTCGACGGGCGGATCGTCGACAAGGGTGTGTCAGCACGCTAA
- the dxs gene encoding 1-deoxy-D-xylulose-5-phosphate synthase — MKSLLSQIDSPQDLQALSLVELEKLAQEMREALCNLVSTRTAHFASNLGVIELCLALHTTFDFRRDRLIWDTGHQIYPHKMITGRFHEFGTMRCKGGLMGYPNPHESDYDLFMTGHAGCSVSTVLGLKSGDDLIPGEGDRHAVAVIGDGALPSGIVFEALNNAGFLKKRMLVVLNDNKMSICPRVGALAQYLDRTRMDPRYTGLKTEVQKFLHRMPMLGDEVEKWLLHVKDSIKAGLTGGMLFEELGIRYIGPVDGHNLAQLRKYLQMVKDVEGPVLLHVVTEKGHGFQPAAEDPVFFHTPAPFEHEDGCVIAIKKSSSRAYTDVASEAIFAQMERNPRVTVMTAAMCQGNKLEPVRDAFPDRFFDTGICESHAVAFAAGQAKAGLRPIVDIYSTFLQRSYDQIFQEVALQNLPVTLMLDRAGLTGPDGPTHHGCFDLGYLRVFPNLVVMAPGDEADLPAMLDFALASPSPCAIRYPKAGVETVAREVAPIELGRSEVIRTGNDGTVIVAGTLLGTCLKAIESLRKEGLELGLINARFVKPLDTAEILRAIERSPFVVTVEESSLPGGFGSAVLEAAADAGLDASRVRRLGIPDRFIEHGERNELLADLGLDAAGLARTLRELAVTYSGCSAATQRRVS, encoded by the coding sequence ATGAAGTCGCTGTTGTCGCAGATCGACTCGCCGCAGGATCTCCAGGCACTCTCACTGGTCGAGCTGGAAAAGCTGGCGCAGGAAATGCGCGAGGCCCTGTGCAATCTCGTTTCGACGCGCACGGCGCACTTCGCTTCCAATCTCGGCGTGATCGAGCTGTGCCTGGCGCTGCACACCACGTTCGACTTTCGTCGCGACCGCCTGATCTGGGACACCGGGCACCAGATATATCCGCATAAGATGATCACCGGGCGGTTTCACGAGTTCGGCACGATGCGCTGCAAGGGCGGGCTGATGGGCTATCCCAACCCGCACGAAAGCGACTACGACCTGTTCATGACCGGCCATGCCGGCTGCAGCGTATCGACCGTGCTGGGGCTCAAGTCGGGCGACGACCTGATTCCCGGTGAGGGCGACCGCCATGCCGTGGCCGTGATCGGCGATGGCGCCTTGCCGTCGGGCATCGTGTTCGAGGCCCTCAACAACGCCGGCTTCCTCAAAAAGCGGATGCTGGTGGTGCTCAACGACAACAAGATGTCGATCTGTCCGCGCGTCGGGGCGCTGGCCCAATACCTCGACCGCACGCGAATGGACCCGCGCTACACGGGCCTGAAGACCGAGGTGCAGAAGTTCTTGCACCGCATGCCGATGCTGGGCGACGAGGTCGAGAAGTGGCTCCTGCACGTCAAGGACTCGATCAAGGCCGGCCTGACCGGCGGCATGCTGTTCGAAGAGTTGGGCATTCGCTACATCGGGCCGGTCGACGGCCACAACCTCGCGCAGTTGCGCAAGTATCTGCAGATGGTCAAAGACGTCGAGGGCCCCGTGCTGCTGCACGTGGTCACCGAAAAAGGCCACGGCTTTCAGCCGGCCGCCGAGGACCCGGTGTTCTTCCACACGCCGGCGCCCTTCGAACACGAAGACGGCTGCGTGATCGCGATCAAGAAAAGCTCGTCGCGGGCTTATACCGACGTGGCCTCGGAGGCGATCTTTGCCCAGATGGAGCGCAACCCGCGGGTGACCGTGATGACGGCGGCCATGTGCCAGGGCAACAAGCTCGAGCCGGTGCGCGACGCCTTTCCCGATCGCTTTTTCGACACCGGCATCTGCGAGTCACACGCCGTGGCGTTTGCCGCGGGCCAGGCCAAGGCTGGCCTGCGACCGATCGTCGACATCTACAGCACCTTCCTGCAACGCAGCTACGACCAGATCTTCCAGGAAGTCGCATTGCAAAATCTGCCGGTCACCTTGATGCTCGACCGCGCAGGGCTGACCGGTCCGGACGGGCCGACGCATCATGGCTGCTTCGACCTGGGGTATCTGCGTGTGTTCCCGAACCTGGTCGTGATGGCCCCCGGGGACGAGGCCGATCTGCCGGCGATGCTCGATTTTGCCCTGGCGTCGCCGAGCCCCTGCGCGATCCGCTATCCAAAGGCCGGGGTCGAGACCGTGGCCCGCGAGGTGGCGCCGATCGAGCTGGGCCGTTCCGAGGTGATTCGCACCGGAAACGACGGCACGGTGATCGTGGCCGGAACGCTCTTGGGAACGTGCCTCAAGGCGATCGAAAGTCTGCGCAAGGAAGGCCTGGAGCTGGGGCTGATCAATGCCCGCTTCGTCAAACCGCTCGACACGGCCGAGATCTTACGGGCCATCGAGCGATCGCCGTTTGTGGTGACGGTGGAAGAATCGTCGCTGCCCGGCGGCTTTGGCTCGGCTGTGCTCGAGGCGGCGGCCGACGCCGGGCTGGACGCCAGCCGCGTGCGTCGCCTGGGAATTCCCGATCGGTTCATCGAGCACGGCGAGCGGAACGAACTGCTGGCCGACCTCGGCCTCGACGCGGCCGGGCTGGCGCGCACCTTGCGCGAATTGGCGGTCACCTACAGCGGCTGTTCCGCGGCAACCCAAAGGCGTGTGAGCTGA
- a CDS encoding polyprenyl synthetase family protein, which translates to MVGTTQALGEYAVAARARIESALVRYLQGDAVAAISQAGVETWPPRLAEAMQYAALGGGKRLRALLALLAAEACGGSEAAAMPVACAVEMIHAYSLVHDDLPAMDDDDLRRGRPTNHRVFGEAMAILAGDALLTRAFEIVAGEVRPAEVAARCCAELGGAAGASGMVGGQADDIDGAFQAGSLEQLERIHARKTGAMLAVSLKLGGLVAGASSEQLAALAAYGRAVGIAFQIADDLLDVAGDEAKIGKRVRKDAEQGKLTYPGLLGIEESRRRAQALVADAARALEPLGAAGSLLEELARYVVERDR; encoded by the coding sequence ATGGTGGGTACCACGCAGGCCCTGGGCGAATATGCCGTGGCTGCCCGGGCGCGGATCGAATCCGCGCTCGTCCGCTACCTACAAGGCGATGCGGTCGCGGCCATCTCGCAGGCCGGCGTCGAAACCTGGCCGCCGCGACTGGCAGAAGCCATGCAATACGCCGCCTTAGGAGGCGGCAAACGGCTGCGAGCCCTGTTGGCGCTGCTGGCGGCCGAGGCCTGTGGTGGGAGCGAAGCCGCGGCGATGCCCGTGGCCTGCGCGGTTGAAATGATTCATGCGTATTCGCTGGTCCACGACGATCTGCCGGCCATGGACGACGACGACTTGCGGCGCGGTCGGCCGACTAACCACCGCGTGTTCGGCGAGGCTATGGCGATCCTGGCGGGCGACGCCTTGTTGACCCGGGCCTTCGAGATCGTGGCCGGCGAGGTGAGGCCGGCCGAAGTTGCCGCACGCTGCTGCGCCGAGCTGGGCGGCGCCGCCGGCGCCAGCGGCATGGTCGGGGGCCAGGCCGACGATATCGACGGCGCGTTTCAAGCCGGCAGTCTCGAACAGTTGGAGCGGATTCACGCCCGAAAAACGGGGGCCATGCTGGCAGTTTCCTTGAAATTGGGGGGGCTCGTGGCCGGTGCCAGCAGCGAACAACTCGCGGCACTGGCCGCGTATGGTCGGGCGGTGGGGATCGCGTTTCAGATTGCCGACGATCTGCTCGACGTCGCCGGCGACGAGGCGAAGATCGGCAAGCGCGTGCGCAAAGACGCCGAGCAGGGTAAGCTGACCTATCCGGGGTTGCTGGGGATCGAGGAGAGCCGCCGCCGCGCCCAGGCGCTGGTGGCTGATGCCGCGCGGGCCCTTGAGCCCTTGGGCGCGGCCGGATCGCTGCTCGAGGAGTTGGCCCGGTACGTCGTCGAAAGGGACCGATAG